From Quercus robur chromosome 8, dhQueRobu3.1, whole genome shotgun sequence:
tcccacaaatcTTGTGAGATGAAGAGTGTCTTCTTTTGTGTGCTCCAAAAATCATAGCTGTGAAGATGGGAACGATGTTTTGGGCATAGTTGAAGATCGCTATACTTGTACTTGCTACCATGGTTTATGGTTGTCTGGTTTATAATTCTAGGACAAAAGGGGTTggtgctctgataccaaatttGTTGGTGCAAGTTTAGAACAATATGGCTAGGAGTagaatttagggttttttttaaaaaataactacaaaACTCATACTATATCATAAGTTAGCCACCGTTTCAAAGTTATTTCATTTCTAACAATTCGAGTCCAGTGGACTCGATTTACCCAGAAGACAAACTAGGAAAtcgagttcaatgaactcggtTTCCATGTACAGAAaccgagttcattgaactcggtTTATATACACAGAAATCGAGTTCAAAAACTCGGTTTCCATGTATGGAAACCAAGTTCATTGAACTCGGTTTCTATACACAGAAACCGAGTTCTttgaactcgatttccatgtctCATCCATGCTTCCCCACTCGATTTTTGTTCAAACTACACCACCCCTGTTTAAACTACACCACCCCTGTTTTACTCTCCAAAAAACAGAGCATTATGATTTCAAGAAAGACAAAATCAGTTACAGCCATGTTTCCCCACTCAGTTTTTGTTCAAACTACACCACCCCTGTTTTACTCTccacaaaacaaagcattatGATTTCAAGAAAGACAAAATCAGTTACAAAGCTCTAAGACTAAACATTACTTTGGAAAATATTATAGTACACAAAGCTATCAAAGTACAGTGATGATGTTAGACTTTTGTTTGCTATCTGAACATGACATGAAACTCTACACCAAACTAGAGGGACTTCCTAGCTATTTGAATAGTTTTAACAGTGATTCTGATGCCTTGTGAAGTATGCTCTGTTTTGTGGAGAGTAAAACGGGGGTTAAGTTATTTCATGCATACAAAGACCGAGTGGGGAGGAGATGGATGagacatggaaatcgagttcaatgaactcggtTTCCATGTATAGAAACTGAGTTCAatgaactcgatttctatgtagATAAaccgagttcaatgaactcggtTTCTGTACATGGAAACCGAGTTTTTTGAACTCGATTTCCTAGTTTGTCAGTATCAGTTTCTGGATAAATCGAGTCCACTAAACTCGAATTGTTAGAAATGAAATAAGTTTGAAACGTTGGCTAACTTATAATATAGTATGGGTtttgtagttattttttaaaaaaatcctagaATTTAGTATTTAAGTTGCTGTTACActagatatgaaaaaaaaaaaaaaaaacagggtATTGCTGAAACTCTATTTCAttgcaatttttatttctttttcgaATGTTACAACTTCATTTACAACtcacatctatatatagatgtgtTAGGAGTTTAGGATGACTACAAGCTTCAAGAATACCACAGAAGTTTGCTTCATTTCTCTTTAATTGACACTTGTCCATGAGGTGTCTACTTGCATGCTTGCTTGGTGCTGGATTCTTCATTTGTTGACACTtatggcttgtttggatggagggggaaaggagggggagtgaaggggagtaaagtagagttgAGTTGGCTAAAAaagctaattttgtgctaaatttactctactctactctactctactccccctccctctccctcaatccaaacggaccattagATTTCAGTTGCTTCTTTCTTTGACACATATGGAGCCACTTGTCAAttgcaaattatattttaacagGGCTTTGATCATCTAGTACTTCAAAGTCAAAGAGTCAAAATATTATCTATATCTGCATAAgttaaatctcttttttttttttttaaatacacatCAAATCTCAtcatgaataaaattaaaatgttaaattcactaactatttaaagaaaatgctaaatattGACATCCTCGAATAAAAGTGTATTACTAAATATGGATATTTTCACATGTAGGCCGGAAGGTTCACTTCAAAGATTCATCCTCACTTCAAAAGTATACCGTGTATACGTATTAGTGTATTACTCATGGTTTCTAGATTTTTACTATAAATATGTAATACATTTATTTAAATGACTATTGAACCAATTAGCCACTTAGAAccttttacaaaaatttcttCACCCTTCTTAATGCCAAACCAGCTGGTCCGTGAGCAGGGTTTTTAGGGAGTTGCACACTTGCTTCGAAGAACTCTAGCCCAGGCTTGGTCATTTCCCCCATATAATCTCCAATTAAGCTTAGCAAGCAAAGCTATGTTCTTTGGTCCAGCAGCTAATAAACCCAGGTCTCCTTCATTTTTTGGTACAAGGCAATTAATTGGAATTTAAATTCTTGCTCCTTTATTTTCCCATTGGAGTTAAGACTAAGGGTGCGTTTGAATCGGCTTCAAACGAATTCAGGAAAACGTTTTCTGGAAAATAGGGCGTTTGGCCAACCacggaaaatattattttccgtAAAACGTTTTCCTGTTGACCGAAGTTTGAAGCCTTGACCACGGAAATGAAATTCTgccctcattttcacttcaattcaTTTCCGTGGCTTGCAaaacgcagagagagagagaaaaaacagagaacagAAAACAGAagcgagagagaaagaacaaaaaaaaaaaacaatcgaaGAACACTGCGTTTCAACGAGCGAGATCACGAACCCCGATCCACGAACGAGATCGAAGCCAACGAGCGAGATCGAAGCCAACGAAGTGCGAGAGCTCCGATCGATCCAGCCACCCAGAGCTCCGATCGCGATCTCAGCTTCGATCTTCGCGCGAAGCGTCGATCTTCGCGCGATCGCGATGCGCCGATCGGAGAGATCGCGATCGCGCGAacgcgtcgatcgcgatcgcgatcgacgcatCGCGCCGCCGAGCGCGATCGCGCCGACCGCTCCGATCACGATCGCGCCGATCGCGATCTCATCGCGATCGACGCATCGCGCCGCCGAGCGCGATCGCGCCGATCGCGATCTCTCCGATCGCGAGCTCGCCTTCGTTTGTccggatttgatgatttttttctgggttttgtttgtgttttgatgaataaatgatattatataatcGTTTGGTAACcaagaaaatgtgaaaatgtgttttctatgctattttcaagaacacaaacaaacatcagaaaatattttccgaaatattttttgaaatgcaaccaaacacatgaaaacattttcctttccggaaaatagcatttccggaaaatagaatattttccggaaatacttttacacgaaccaaacacagcctaaaaaGCAAAGCAATACCAATACCTTACTGAGTCTGGGACTAATTCAATTAGTTGGACAACAGCTCCTCAAGGGGATTTTAAAGTAAGGATTGCTTAGAAGGTTGGGCTTTGGAGGTAGTTATGCCAATGGGTATAAGTAGCTGCTAGACCGATTAAGTAGATTAGCCTCATTGATTAGGATTTGAGCATGTATAAATAGAACTTTGGTCTTGTAATGAGATCTATTAGAaattaaactctctctctctctctctctctctctctctctctctctctaaattcttGGAAGCTAGGATGCCCTCATATTTCAACCTTTATATCTCGAGCAAATTATAAACACTAGCCACCATTCAAGTTTTTCAACAACTTACTAAAATAATCTGTAATGTAGATAACAATTTATTTGTCAAACTTTCTCATGCATTACATATGTTGGAAACTAGTAACATTATAATAATGACTACATCATAACCATATCACTTTGGGTACGCCTCAATAATGGATGGTAAAGCTGAAATTTTGATGATATTGTAGCGAGGAAAGCCTCCTTCTTCCAATACTTTCTTCCACTCGAGTTCAGTCCTTTCCTTGCCACCTGAGGAATGTGCAATCATAAGCAAATCAAATACTAAACATGTGTCATCAAATAGACCGTTACCCTCTGGCTGTAGCACAACATCTACAATAATAACTTTTCCAGTCTCTTCTGGTATTGCTTTTCggcaatttttcaaaatcttgacACAACTTTCATCATTCCAATCATGCATGATCCACTGCATAATTCAAAGTGGCAATGTCACAATCAAAATCCAAATCGAATATAAATTAACTTCTAATTGTACTACATTTTAGTGCCAagtgttttcattttaattttcttaattttagtgCCAAATAGCCTATTTATAATGCTCAACATGAAAGTGAAGATATCATCCCACTCACCTAAATAAGTCCACCTCATAATCATTACCATTGAATGCTTTTGTGCATAAATACGTGTTATAAACTTGTTATTCATAGAAATGATAAAACTTCAACTAAAAGTCTTTGGAAACATCTGCCATATTTTCTATGCAATCCATTCCACaatcactttttctttcttttgttttatggttgagttaaaaaaattataataaaataaaatagcaaCAACACAATAATTTGTATAATGcccaataatataatatattatatagtttTTGAGAAGTAGTAACATGAGGTAGTAACTATAGGCAAACATGACAAACTAACACTTATGGCATGTTTGTATGTTGTAATAGATCCTATATTGGAATGGTTATTCATGAGTAATAATTATTTGGTTATATCTTTACTACatgaaataattattccttaGCATGTTGGGTACAATGCAACAGATTTTATACAtaatggaattttttatttctgtGGAATAGGGTTTGGTTGATTTTTCCTTATgtggaatagttattcatagCAATTCCATAAAATTGATTCATCTCTAGAAgaaatgtaatagttattctcaattatcaaaaaatgtaatagttattccttaataCACATAAcaactttaaaaattataatatttccaaaatacTCACTATCCTTATAtgcataataattataaaatgttgggtaaattacaaaattaaatcttttacatcatatgtcaatttggttcttaaTCTTTTAATTATATCAATTTGGTCTCTGCCATTATATGCTGACGTAGCTAATGGCCCAaataagatattattttttGCCACGTCAACTATCCTATACTGCCACGTcatattatatttgaaaaaccGTAACGTTCCACTGCTTTTAGTATACAAGCATTAATCAAAtttgcatttctttctttttcataaaaaaaaaaaaattgcatttcatttttatttattacaaacAAAGAGAGTTCATCACAAAAGCCTTACAAAAACGCTGGGCGCTAACTCATTAATTTTGCTTTTCGAtttgtaagaatttttttaagtagaaGGAATAACTGAAGTATACAGTAAATGTAAATTTGgttagaacttattttgttaaaactgaaaatactatagcaaaataatttttaaatgtgtgaatagtgccgtaagaccccatttttaatgaaaaattgctaaaaagTAAATTTTGTGGGTCTTATGAACAGTGTGCAGACACACAAACTgaggaaggaaaataagaaatatactgttactgttcatgaacagtaacaTGAACAGCAAAAACGCTGGGCTAAAACTCATTAATTTTGCTTTTCGATTTGTAAGAATTTGTTTAAGTAGAAGGAATAACTGAAGTACACAGTAAGAGTATTGTTTCCGCTCAAACGTAACAAATTACAAAGACAAAATGTTCAAAACTTTTTACAAAGAAGGTATACTGCCATCTGCACATGTCCACTGAACCATGGAACTAAAAGTATAGGTATTTTTGCCTATAAGGGGAAGCTTAATCctatcaaatttcatttcacACCAAATCCTTTACAAGAGACAAAACAACATTACATTCCAAACCCTTCTGCTATTCTATTGCCGAAAAATCCATATCAAACAAAGAAGCAACTCAAACCCATCATTGGCATAACCCATTTAAgaccaaaagataaaaatacTAGTGACCGCAAATTGGGCATAGAGCATCAGAACAATTACTCCCAAAACAGATCCAACATTCCAAATAAGTAAAACTCATGAAATTAAAGCCCATAGATTATGAGCCCATTTGGTAcattttgtttaaaaactgaaaaattattatttgaaatcatTTGTAAACATACttatggttaaaaaaaatgtgaaaataatgtgtaaaaatacatgtaatgttatttaaaaactaaaaataattatttgaataCAGAAACCAAACAAATATCCCCTATCCCACTTTcaaaatcacttttttatccattagatttttgtttttaaaatgtcaTGGAAGtcactcaaaaaataataataaaaataaaaattgagtaatgctacattcaAAAACATTTGCATAACAAATGATTAGGTCGTGACATGTTATTgacatctttgacatcatttttttacacATCCATAACttatcacatagaatttgatatgaaattattacaaaaatattataaacataacatttctggtaaaaattaactcaaataacAGAAAAATAATCCAAACAACAACCATATGAGATCAATCAACcccaaaatatttaataaaaagcccatttttaacatttcaaatacaaaaaatagaaaactccTTTAACAATTCAATAATTACTTCAACCCAatcctggaaaaaaaaaattctaaagccgCAACTGTGAGCTAAGGAAAACAAcgataataattaataataataataataataataataatggcttaaaaaaaaaatttgcatctcAAAACAATATATGTACATACCTTCATGAAAACTGCATCAGCGTTTGGAATGGCTTCAAACATGTCTCCTCCAACATGTGTGATTCCATCATAAATGGGTGCCATAGCAACAACATGTGGTAGATCAAAGTTAATACCTTTGATGTGTGGATAGGATTTCACAATCTCAGCTAGCACACTACCGGTCCCACCTCCCACATCAACTAATGATCCCACAGAACCAAAACCATCTTTATACTCAGAGACAATAGTATTCATCACAATATTGGCCGTACAAGCCATGCCATCATTGAACAATTTGTTGAATTCAGGATTTACAGAACCAAAATCCCAAACCTCACGGCCATGAGTCTTTTTAAAGGCTATGCCACCTTCTTTGACACATTGGCTGAAACAGTGCCACGGCGCCATTAGCAAAGGATGGTCCTCCATGAGTAGCATAGGAGCTAGGGTCATCTTGGAATCATGCAACAGCCATCTTGATGAGTGGGTCAGGCCGTACAGAGTGTCTCCACCTTCTGATGGATGATGATCTGACTGTGTGGTGAAGATCTTTCTGCGGACTAGCAATCTCATGATGCGTGTGAGGTAGCTGATATCTGGGGAGTGTGCATCAGGAATACCAGCTATTATCTGGGACAAGGTCATTGGGCCACCATGCATGTTTATAATGTCAGCTATGCGGAGCTCCACAGCACATTTCACTGCCATGGAATCTGCAAAGCTCAACATGTATTTCCATATATCAGCTTGCCCTTGTAGCTCTGC
This genomic window contains:
- the LOC126695493 gene encoding desmethylxanthohumol 6'-O-methyltransferase-like isoform X5 codes for the protein MEAKEAEAELQGQADIWKYMLSFADSMAVKCAVELRIADIINMHGGPMTLSQIIAGIPDAHSPDISYLTRIMRLLVRRKIFTTQSDHHPSEGGDTLYGLTHSSRWLLHDSKMTLAPMLLMEDHPLLMAPWHCFSQCVKEGGIAFKKTHGREVWDFGSVNPEFNKLFNDGMACTANIVMNTIVSEYKDGFGSVGSLVDVGGGTGSVLAEIVKSYPHIKGINFDLPHVVAMAPIYDGITHVGGDMFEAIPNADAVFMKVARKGLNSSGRKYWKKEAFLATISSKFQLYHPLLRRTQSDMVMM
- the LOC126695493 gene encoding xanthohumol 4-O-methyltransferase-like isoform X1 produces the protein MEAKEAEAELQGQADIWKYMLSFADSMAVKCAVELRIADIINMHGGPMTLSQIIAGIPDAHSPDISYLTRIMRLLVRRKIFTTQSDHHPSEGGDTLYGLTHSSRWLLHDSKMTLAPMLLMEDHPLLMAPWHCFSQCVKEGGIAFKKTHGREVWDFGSVNPEFNKLFNDGMACTANIVMNTIVSEYKDGFGSVGSLVDVGGGTGSVLAEIVKSYPHIKGINFDLPHVVAMAPIYDGITHVGGDMFEAIPNADAVFMKWIMHDWNDESCVKILKNCRKAIPEETGKVIIVDVVLQPEGNGLFDDTCLVFDLLMIAHSSGGKERTELEWKKVLEEGGFPRYNIIKISALPSIIEAYPK
- the LOC126695493 gene encoding xanthohumol 4-O-methyltransferase-like isoform X2 — encoded protein: MEAKEAEAELQGQADIWKYMLSFADSMAVKCAVELRIADIINMHGGPMTLSQIIAGIPDAHSPDISYLTRIMRLLVRRKIFTTQSDHHPSEGGDTLYGLTHSSRWLLHDSKMTLAPMLLMEDHPLLMAPWHCFSQCVKEGGIAFKKTHGREVWDFGSVNPEFNKLFNDGMACTANIVMNTIVSEYKDGFGSVGSLVDVGGGTGSVLAEIVKSYPHIKGINFDLPHVVAMAPIYDGITHVGGDMFEAIPNADAVFMKWIMHDWNDESCVKILKNCRKAIPEETGKVIIVDVVLQPEGGKERTELEWKKVLEEGGFPRYNIIKISALPSIIEAYPK
- the LOC126695493 gene encoding xanthohumol 4-O-methyltransferase-like isoform X3, giving the protein MEAKEAEAELQGQADIWKYMLSFADSMAVKCAVELRIADIINMHGGPMTLSQIIAGIPDAHSPDISYLTRIMRLLVRRKIFTTQSDHHPSEGGDTLYGLTHSSRWLLHDSKMTLAPMLLMEDHPLLMAPWHCFSQCVKEGGIAFKKTHGREVWDFGSVNPEFNKLFNDGMACTANIVMNTIVSEYKDGFGSVGSLVDVGGGTGSVLAEIVKSYPHIKGINFDLPHVVAMAPIYDGITHVGGDMFEAIPNADAVFMKWIMHDWNDESCVKILKNCRKAIPEETGKVIIVDVVLQPEGGKERTELKWKKVLEEGGFPRYNIIKISALQSIIEAYPK
- the LOC126695493 gene encoding xanthohumol 4-O-methyltransferase-like isoform X4; the protein is MEAKEAEAELQGQADIWKYMLSFADSMAVKCAVELRIADIINMHGGPMTLSQIIAGIPDAHSPDISYLTRIMRLLVRRKIFTTQSDHHPSEGGDTLYGLTHSSRWLLHDSKMTLAPMLLMEDHPLLMAPWHCFSQCVKEGGIAFKKTHGREVWDFGSVNPEFNKLFNDGMACTANIVMNTIVSEYKDGFGSVGSLVDVGGGTGSVLAEIVKSYPHIKGINFDLPHVVAMAPIYDGITHVGGDMFEAIPNADAVFMKWIMHDWNDESCVKILKNCRKAILEETGKVIIVDVVLQPEGGKERTELKWKKVLEEGGFPRYNIIKISALQSIIEAYPK
- the LOC126695493 gene encoding xanthohumol 4-O-methyltransferase-like isoform X7, which codes for MEAKEAEAELQGQADIWKYMLSFADSMAVKCAVELRIADIINMHGGPMTLSQIIAGIPDAHSPDISYLTRIMRLLVRRKIFTTQSDHHPSEGGDTLYGLTHSSRWLLHDSKMTLAPMLLMEDHPLLMAPWHCFSQCVKEGGIAFKKTHGREVWDFGSVNPEFNKLFNDGMACTANIVMNTIVSEYKDGFGSVGSLVDVGGGTGSVLAEIVKSYPHIKGINFDLPHVVAMAPIYDGITHVGGDMFEAIPNADAVFMKWIMHDWNDESCVKILKNCRKAIP
- the LOC126695493 gene encoding xanthohumol 4-O-methyltransferase-like isoform X6, whose product is MEAKEAEAELQGQADIWKYMLSFADSMAVKCAVELRIADIINMHGGPMTLSQIIAGIPDAHSPDISYLTRIMRLLVRRKIFTTQSDHHPSEGGDTLYGLTHSSRWLLHDSKMTLAPMLLMEDHPLLMAPWHCFSQCVKEGGIAFKKTHGREVWDFGSVNPEFNKLFNDGMACTANIVMNTIVSEYKDGFGSVGSLVDVGGGTGSVLAEIVKSYPHIKGINFDLPHVVAMAPIYDGITHVGGDMFEAIPNADAVFMKWIMHDWNDESCVKILKNCRKAILEETGKLLL